One stretch of Thermanaerosceptrum fracticalcis DNA includes these proteins:
- a CDS encoding MBL fold metallo-hydrolase yields MFLRIHDGLFMVGNGAIGLSNGKDCAVYLVIDKDDAILIDTGSGLESELILNNIIETGCPLSNIKYIFITHAHGDHAGGTYYLKQKLINSKTVASEPEKYLIENGTEYELGLTFAKYKGSYPQDYVYKHTAIDITANNEEVFKVGNLTVTAIITPGHSEGSTCYLIEKSGMKWLFSGDEVFMNGYLSLLNCPGSTMEGYRIGLPRLAGLNIDGLFPAHHMFTLKDGQSHIDIALERLKGSSLPPMV; encoded by the coding sequence ATGTTTCTTCGAATTCATGATGGCTTATTTATGGTTGGTAATGGTGCTATTGGTTTATCGAATGGGAAGGACTGTGCAGTCTATCTAGTAATAGATAAGGATGATGCTATATTAATTGATACTGGATCAGGACTTGAGAGTGAATTGATACTAAATAACATAATTGAAACAGGGTGCCCATTAAGCAATATAAAATATATTTTTATTACTCATGCTCATGGTGATCATGCCGGAGGTACCTATTACCTAAAACAGAAGCTTATAAACAGTAAAACTGTTGCCTCTGAGCCAGAAAAATATTTAATTGAAAATGGTACCGAATATGAGCTTGGTTTAACTTTTGCAAAGTATAAGGGGAGTTATCCACAGGATTATGTTTATAAACATACTGCCATTGATATAACGGCGAATAATGAAGAAGTATTTAAGGTAGGGAATTTAACTGTTACGGCAATCATTACACCAGGGCACAGTGAAGGCTCAACTTGTTATCTTATAGAAAAAAGTGGAATGAAATGGTTGTTCAGTGGAGACGAAGTATTTATGAATGGATATTTGAGTCTTCTTAACTGTCCTGGATCAACTATGGAAGGATATAGAATAGGATTGCCACGCCTTGCTGGGCTTAATATTGATGGATTGTTTCCAGCCCATCATATGTTCACATTAAAAGATGGACAGAGCCATATCGACATTGCATTGGAACGTTTAAAAGGATCCTCTCTACCGCCTATGGTATAA
- a CDS encoding metal-dependent hydrolase family protein, which produces MKVILAKKMIDGYSKELKTDIGVVIEKENIVIVEQRDKLQPLLSEPGIEIIDAGDCTVMPGLIDTHVHLSFSASTNPLNEILAEEENEVLLRMAGNAQKALSAGITTLRDCGAKGYSIIKLREAINKNIIIGPRIVCSGMPLTITGGHCHFFNLEVDSKDEVIKALRKLVKNGVDFIKIMISGGNMTPGSSSKINQYSKNIVETVTEQAHMFGKKVSAHVHSTVSINDAVSSGVDVLDHCSWMKDDNVDYDQKTVEEIVAKGIYVCPAMGKSYILPPKEAAPLPEKIQLWETFQENRFYTTKKMYNSGVKIIAGTDAGCKLTEFDELWKTLLLMHEKLDMPKEEVVKSATSLAAEAIGVGNVVGTIEKGKKADIIFVDGCPYDDLSSLKRVVKVFKNGMNVPINRGDRDGIK; this is translated from the coding sequence GTGAAGGTTATTCTAGCCAAGAAAATGATTGACGGATATAGTAAAGAATTAAAAACTGATATAGGTGTAGTAATAGAAAAGGAAAATATTGTTATTGTTGAGCAGCGAGATAAGTTACAGCCCTTGCTATCGGAACCAGGCATAGAAATTATTGATGCAGGGGATTGTACTGTAATGCCAGGCCTAATTGATACTCATGTCCATTTGTCATTCAGTGCAAGTACTAATCCATTAAACGAAATACTTGCAGAAGAAGAAAACGAAGTTTTATTGAGAATGGCGGGAAACGCACAAAAAGCCTTATCAGCTGGAATAACAACTCTGAGAGATTGTGGTGCAAAAGGTTATTCCATAATAAAACTGAGGGAAGCTATAAATAAAAATATCATTATTGGGCCGCGAATCGTATGCAGTGGCATGCCTCTTACCATTACCGGAGGCCACTGCCATTTTTTCAATTTAGAAGTAGATAGTAAGGATGAGGTAATCAAAGCACTCCGTAAACTTGTTAAGAACGGTGTTGATTTTATAAAGATTATGATATCCGGTGGAAATATGACCCCGGGTAGTAGTTCAAAAATAAATCAGTATTCAAAAAATATAGTAGAGACAGTTACCGAGCAGGCCCATATGTTTGGCAAGAAAGTTAGTGCCCATGTACATAGTACAGTTAGTATTAATGATGCAGTTAGTTCCGGCGTAGATGTATTGGATCACTGTAGCTGGATGAAGGACGATAATGTAGATTATGACCAAAAAACTGTAGAGGAAATTGTGGCAAAAGGGATTTATGTTTGTCCAGCAATGGGTAAGTCATATATACTTCCTCCTAAAGAGGCAGCACCACTTCCAGAAAAGATACAACTCTGGGAAACATTTCAGGAGAATAGATTTTACACCACCAAAAAGATGTATAATTCTGGAGTAAAAATAATTGCCGGGACGGACGCAGGTTGTAAACTGACTGAATTCGATGAGCTTTGGAAGACACTTCTATTGATGCATGAAAAGTTAGATATGCCAAAGGAAGAAGTGGTTAAATCGGCAACTAGTTTAGCAGCTGAAGCCATAGGAGTTGGAAATGTGGTAGGTACAATTGAAAAGGGCAAGAAAGCGGATATCATTTTCGTTGATGGATGCCCCTATGATGATCTAAGTAGTCTAAAACGTGTAGTCAAAGTATTTAAAAATGGTATGAATGTACCTATCAATAGAGGTGACCGTGATGGAATCAAATAA
- a CDS encoding aminotransferase class V-fold PLP-dependent enzyme, whose amino-acid sequence MESNNFIKYREQLPALKKSIYLNTGGSGPLPIPILEEIKSTYEYLATEGQILIPVVNNMKAKAEKVRNTIASFLGASPEEISFTRCITEGINTIAYAMDLQRGDEVIISDQENPAFILPFLNLVHIKGIKVKKLKIENSIEKIIQNLKEIINTKTKLIALSHVTHVSGIQLPVTEICNIAHSMGILVAVDGAQACGQVDVNVKFLGCDFYLMTCHKWLCGPEGVGAMYIDEKTLGKIRPPFTGVGAQESFDFENDIIVFHDNAKKFEFGGRHLPLYHAMGKAIEFNAQIGINNIVKRSRELAENLRYRLKGLKGLNIISPENKELSTGIFTFFIENADHELIVRRAAEKNIIIQWRTIDLIKKTKGIRVSLAWFITDEEIETLTDFIEKTIKG is encoded by the coding sequence ATGGAATCAAATAACTTTATTAAATATAGAGAGCAGTTACCAGCCCTTAAAAAGAGTATATATCTAAATACAGGTGGCTCCGGACCGCTACCTATACCGATTCTCGAAGAAATAAAGAGCACATACGAATATCTAGCAACTGAAGGTCAAATTCTTATACCTGTTGTAAACAACATGAAAGCAAAAGCTGAAAAAGTAAGAAACACCATAGCAAGTTTTTTAGGAGCCTCACCTGAAGAAATCAGCTTTACAAGATGTATTACAGAAGGAATAAATACTATCGCTTACGCTATGGACTTGCAACGCGGCGATGAAGTGATTATTTCTGACCAGGAAAATCCCGCCTTTATATTACCTTTTTTAAATCTTGTACATATAAAGGGAATTAAAGTAAAAAAGCTTAAGATAGAAAACAGTATAGAGAAAATTATTCAGAACCTTAAAGAGATTATTAACACTAAAACTAAATTAATAGCACTAAGCCATGTGACACATGTTTCAGGAATTCAATTGCCAGTTACCGAAATTTGTAATATCGCACATTCTATGGGAATACTCGTGGCTGTTGACGGTGCCCAGGCTTGCGGTCAGGTGGATGTAAATGTAAAATTTTTAGGTTGTGACTTTTATTTGATGACCTGCCACAAGTGGCTATGTGGGCCAGAAGGCGTAGGAGCCATGTATATAGATGAAAAGACTTTGGGTAAAATACGACCTCCTTTTACAGGCGTGGGTGCGCAAGAGTCGTTCGACTTTGAAAATGATATAATTGTGTTTCACGATAACGCAAAAAAGTTTGAGTTTGGAGGAAGACACCTTCCTTTATACCATGCAATGGGAAAAGCCATTGAATTTAATGCCCAGATCGGAATAAACAATATAGTAAAAAGGAGCAGGGAATTAGCAGAGAATTTAAGATACAGACTGAAAGGTTTAAAAGGTCTTAATATTATTTCACCGGAAAACAAGGAACTTTCTACGGGTATTTTTACATTTTTTATAGAAAATGCTGATCATGAATTAATTGTTAGAAGGGCAGCAGAAAAAAACATAATTATTCAATGGAGAACCATAGATCTGATTAAGAAAACCAAAGGTATTCGGGTGTCGCTAGCCTGGTTTATCACTGATGAAGAGATTGAA